The following are encoded in a window of Pectinophora gossypiella chromosome 8, ilPecGoss1.1, whole genome shotgun sequence genomic DNA:
- the LOC126368801 gene encoding uncharacterized protein LOC126368801 — protein sequence MEACLKRQIVNAAEAVKKKVKKLRNIETENEEALKSVFRPIINPLNKIANKRSHKLTENGIRKTEKPNYEDTITQPYTASCENVNEDDYENNNSASDKDYNERSNDSDNHSIDLENSSDSFKTVEWNDDTEDNLSSWSLTPEDFTNVPYGVRNERGKLMLGTIPITIGDKIIKIDGNRYTTTPGLIELLYKKNPDLSSVTEDDKKIYKSLLLISNAHRRDYDPKKPINGNKGRKYLQIIQPLFKLPNNTTPNLSPMPKGKGLSVMKKWNKNVDYVYWNDPNELVERLKLLIASQEAGNTGLDNEIISIIEELKESGIIN from the coding sequence atggaagcttgtttaaaacgccaaatagttaatgcagcagaagctgttaaaaaaaaggttaagaagTTGCGAAACATTGAAACCGAAAATGAAGAAGCTTTGAAATCTGTATTCAGACCTATAAtaaatccattaaataaaattgccaATAAACGCTCCCATAAATTGACAGAAAATGGGATTCGCAAAACAGAAAAGCCGAATTATGAAGATACTATCACGCAACCGTATACTGCAAGTTGTGAAAACGTTAATGAAGATGACTATGAAAACAATAATAGTGCCAGTGATAAGGACTACAATGAAAGAAGTAATGATAGTGATAATCATAGTATTGATCTAGAAAATAGTAGCGACTCGTTCAAAACAGTTGAATGGAACGATGATACAGAAGACAATTTGTCTTCATGGTCATTAacgcctgaagattttacaaatGTTCCATATGGTGTGAGGAATGAACGAGGAAAATTGATGCTTGGTACAATTCCAATCACTATAGGAGACAAGATCATTAAAATAGATGGAAACCGATATACTACTACTCCAGGATTAATTgaactattatataaaaaaaatccagaTTTGTCTTCGGTTACAGaagacgataaaaaaatatataagtcacTGCTTTTGATTTCCAATGCTCACAGGCGCGATTACGATCCTAAAAAACCGATAAACGGCAATAAAGGTAGAAAGTATCTACAAATTATACAACCTCTTTTCAAGTTACCTAACAATACAACCCCAAACCTTAGTCCAATGCCAAAAGGAAAGGGCTTGTCAGTAATGAAGAAGTGGAATAAAAACGTAGATTACGTGTATTGGAATGATCCTAACGAATTGGTTGAAAGATTAAAGTTGTTGATTGCTTCTCAAGAGGCCGGCAATACAGGTTtagataatgaaataatttctattatagAAGAACTCAAAGAAAGTGGtattataaactaa
- the LOC126369140 gene encoding uncharacterized protein LOC126369140, translating into MSDSEFEVIPKQGSTKKTPAARQMKRSRAPPSISSIDQENTKKKAKTHDIFGLSHGRTVGNEGSDKRIVSYFVNKVANGSERRTTSLDGEYVVDLKIYHANDVNNTDSREVWRKALLRIKLQTPDDSDEWKLLQKLVTRIDKNFEDEPRFYSDKHVD; encoded by the exons AT gtccgattcagaatttgaagttattccgaagcagggatctacAAAGAAGACTCCTGCTGCACGCCAAATGAAGCGTTCGCGAGCCCCTCCGTCGATTTCGTCGATTGACCAGGAGAATACAAA gAAGAAAGCAAAGACACACGACATCTTCGGGCTAAGTCACGGGCGCACGGTCGGCAATGAAGGAAGCGACAAGAGGATCGTATCGTACTTCGTGAACAAGGTGGCGAACGGGTCAGAGCGGCGTACAACTAGCTTGGATGGCGAATACGTGGTGGACTTGAAGATATACCATGCCAACGACGTGAACAACACTGATTCAAGAGAAGTCTGGCGCAAGGCTCTTCTACGAATCAAGCTGCAGACTCCGGATGACAGCGATGAGTGGAAGTTGTTACAAAAGCTAGTTACACGAATTGACAAAAACTTTGAAGATGAACCACGATTTTACTCTGACAAACATGTAGATTGA